Proteins from a single region of Mumia flava:
- a CDS encoding thiamine pyrophosphate-requiring protein encodes MTTTVSDHLLERLREWGVHQVFGYPGDGINGILGAFSRADDRPRFIQARHEEMSAFEAVGYAKFSGRPGVCMATSGPGAVHLLNGLYDAKLDHVPVVAIVGQTNRTAMGGSYQQEIDLLSLFKDVASDYVQMVTVPEQLPNVLDRAMRVAMGRGAPTAIIIPNDVQELDYQPPEHAFKMVPSSLGISWPEAVPDDEAVRRAAEILNSGEKVAMLVGQGARGAADEVVRVADLLGAGVAKALLGKDVLSDELPFVTGSIGLLGTRPSYEMMRDCDTLLTVGSSFPYTQFMPELDQARAVQIDIDPTMIGMRYPYEVNLVGDAAATLRALVPLLDHKEDRGWRRDLEEKVARWWEVMDAEARVDADPINPMRLFSEFSAQAPPDAIVAADSGSAANWYARQIRMRASMRGSLSGTLATMGPAVPYVIGAKFAHPDRPAIAFEGDGAMQMNGMAELLTVARYWEEWDDPRLVVAVLHNDDLNQVTWELRAMGGTPTFVESQALPSMSYADFAASIGLGSATVTDPDDLAGAWETALSADRPFVLDVHCDADVPPIPPHADLEQMTNLAAALAKGDSSRWGVIKQGIKTKAQELLPDRDG; translated from the coding sequence ATGACGACGACTGTCTCCGACCATCTGCTGGAGCGCCTGCGGGAGTGGGGGGTGCACCAGGTCTTCGGCTATCCCGGCGACGGGATCAACGGGATCCTGGGCGCCTTCTCCCGCGCCGACGACCGGCCACGCTTCATCCAGGCACGGCACGAGGAGATGTCGGCCTTCGAGGCGGTCGGCTACGCGAAGTTCAGCGGCCGGCCGGGGGTGTGCATGGCGACCTCCGGTCCGGGTGCGGTGCATCTTCTCAACGGCCTGTACGACGCCAAGCTCGACCACGTCCCGGTCGTCGCGATCGTCGGCCAGACCAACCGCACGGCGATGGGAGGCAGCTACCAGCAGGAGATCGATCTGCTCAGCCTGTTCAAGGACGTCGCCAGCGACTACGTGCAGATGGTGACCGTCCCCGAGCAGCTGCCGAACGTCCTCGACCGTGCGATGCGCGTCGCGATGGGACGGGGGGCGCCGACCGCGATCATCATCCCCAACGACGTCCAGGAGCTCGACTACCAGCCGCCCGAGCATGCCTTCAAGATGGTGCCGTCGAGCCTCGGCATCAGCTGGCCCGAAGCCGTGCCGGACGACGAGGCGGTCCGTCGCGCGGCCGAGATCCTCAACTCCGGGGAGAAGGTCGCGATGCTGGTCGGGCAGGGTGCCCGTGGGGCTGCCGACGAGGTCGTCCGGGTCGCCGACCTGCTCGGCGCCGGCGTGGCGAAGGCCCTGCTCGGCAAGGACGTGCTCAGCGACGAGCTGCCGTTCGTCACCGGCTCGATCGGCCTGCTCGGCACCCGACCGAGCTACGAGATGATGCGTGACTGCGACACCCTGCTGACCGTCGGGTCGAGCTTTCCGTACACGCAGTTCATGCCCGAGCTGGACCAGGCCCGAGCGGTGCAGATCGACATCGACCCCACCATGATCGGGATGCGCTACCCGTACGAGGTGAATCTCGTCGGCGACGCCGCCGCTACGTTGCGAGCGCTCGTCCCCCTGCTGGACCACAAGGAGGACCGCGGCTGGCGCCGCGACCTGGAGGAGAAGGTCGCGCGGTGGTGGGAGGTGATGGACGCCGAGGCCCGGGTCGATGCCGACCCGATCAACCCGATGCGGCTCTTCAGCGAGTTCTCCGCCCAGGCGCCGCCCGACGCGATCGTCGCCGCCGACAGCGGGTCGGCCGCCAACTGGTACGCCCGACAGATCAGGATGCGCGCCTCGATGCGCGGGTCGCTGTCCGGCACGCTCGCGACGATGGGACCGGCCGTGCCGTACGTGATCGGAGCGAAGTTCGCGCATCCTGACCGACCGGCGATCGCCTTCGAGGGTGACGGCGCGATGCAGATGAACGGGATGGCCGAGCTCCTGACGGTCGCACGGTACTGGGAGGAGTGGGACGACCCGCGTCTGGTCGTGGCCGTGCTCCACAACGACGACCTCAACCAGGTGACCTGGGAGCTCCGTGCGATGGGCGGGACGCCGACCTTCGTCGAGTCGCAGGCGCTCCCGTCGATGTCCTACGCCGACTTCGCGGCGTCGATCGGACTCGGCTCGGCCACCGTCACCGATCCCGATGACCTGGCCGGCGCGTGGGAGACGGCGCTGTCGGCCGATCGGCCGTTCGTCCTCGACGTGCACTGCGACGCCGACGTGCCGCCGATCCCGCCGCACGCCGACCTCGAGCAGATGACGAATCTCGCCGCAGCGCTGGCGAAGGGTGACTCGTCCCGCTGGGGCGTCATCAAGCAGGGCATCAAGACGAAGGCCCAGGAACTGCTGCCGGACCGCGACGGGTGA
- a CDS encoding zinc-dependent alcohol dehydrogenase: MKAVTWQGRKDMRVEEVPDPVIQQPTDAIVRVTSTGLCGSDLHLYDPLAPFMTPGDIVGHEPMGVVEEVGPEVRDLTVGDRVVVPFNVSCGSCWMCERNLHSQCETTQNRDQGTGASLFGYSSLYGQVPGGQAELLRVPFADFLPVRVPEGPPDERFLYLSDVLPTAWQGVEYASVPEGGTLLVLGAGPIGDMAARIALERGVRVIVVDRVPERLSRVVARGAETIDLAACDDVAERVRELTDGRGADSVLDAVGMEAHGSPVAELAQKGLSLLPKSAQAAVMTKAGVDRLGALHTAVDAVRRGGTISISGVYGGAADPMPMMQLFDKQVQLRMGQANVRAWTDDILDLLGRDDDVLGVEEFATHRLPLDDAPQAYASFREKQDGMVKVVFKP, translated from the coding sequence ATGAAGGCCGTCACGTGGCAGGGACGCAAGGACATGCGGGTCGAGGAGGTCCCCGACCCCGTCATCCAGCAGCCGACGGACGCGATCGTACGCGTCACGAGCACCGGGTTGTGCGGCTCGGACCTGCACCTGTACGACCCGCTGGCTCCGTTCATGACCCCGGGCGACATCGTCGGGCACGAGCCGATGGGCGTCGTAGAGGAGGTCGGCCCGGAGGTTCGGGACCTCACGGTGGGCGACCGCGTCGTGGTGCCGTTCAACGTCAGCTGTGGCTCGTGCTGGATGTGTGAGCGCAACCTCCACAGCCAGTGCGAGACCACCCAGAACCGCGACCAGGGGACGGGGGCGAGCCTGTTCGGCTACAGCAGCCTGTACGGGCAGGTGCCGGGCGGGCAGGCCGAGCTCCTGCGCGTGCCGTTCGCCGACTTCCTCCCGGTCCGTGTGCCGGAGGGGCCGCCGGACGAGCGCTTCCTCTACCTCTCCGACGTCCTGCCGACCGCGTGGCAGGGCGTGGAGTACGCCTCCGTGCCCGAGGGCGGGACGCTGCTGGTGCTGGGTGCCGGCCCGATCGGTGACATGGCAGCGCGGATCGCTCTCGAGCGGGGTGTCCGGGTGATCGTGGTCGACCGCGTGCCGGAGCGGCTGTCCCGGGTCGTGGCGCGGGGCGCGGAGACCATCGACCTCGCGGCCTGCGACGACGTGGCCGAGCGGGTGCGGGAGCTCACGGACGGCCGCGGCGCCGACAGCGTCCTCGACGCCGTCGGGATGGAGGCTCACGGGTCGCCGGTCGCGGAGCTCGCCCAGAAGGGCCTGAGCCTGCTGCCGAAGAGCGCCCAGGCCGCCGTGATGACGAAGGCCGGAGTCGACCGGCTCGGCGCGCTCCACACGGCCGTCGACGCGGTCCGGCGTGGCGGCACGATCTCGATCTCGGGGGTGTACGGCGGCGCTGCCGACCCGATGCCGATGATGCAGCTGTTCGACAAGCAGGTGCAGCTGCGGATGGGCCAGGCGAACGTGCGGGCGTGGACCGACGACATCCTCGATCTGCTGGGGCGCGACGACGACGTTCTCGGTGTGGAGGAGTTCGCCACCCACCGCCTCCCGCTCGACGACGCGCCCCAGGCGTACGCGAGCTTCCGTGAGAAGCAGGACGGGATGGTCAAGGTCGTGTTCAAGCCGTGA
- a CDS encoding flavodoxin family protein, whose protein sequence is MSNSLKALVLVCTLKPSPAPSSSDLLGRQVLDELEQLGVTGEVVRVVDHDVRFGVSTDEGDGDAWPPIRAKLLDSDVLVVATPIWLGQPSSVCKMAMERLDAEISETDEQGRMLTYDKVALVAAVGNEDGAHHVVAEVLQCLNDTGFSIPPNAGTYWVGEAMGSTDYRDVDPSPSATVQSTRDAALAATHLATLLQQRPYPPS, encoded by the coding sequence ATGAGCAACTCACTGAAAGCGCTCGTCCTCGTGTGCACGCTGAAGCCCTCACCGGCGCCGTCGAGCTCGGACCTGCTCGGTCGTCAGGTGCTCGACGAGCTGGAGCAGCTCGGAGTGACCGGCGAGGTCGTGCGCGTCGTGGACCACGACGTGAGGTTCGGTGTGAGCACGGACGAGGGCGACGGCGACGCCTGGCCGCCGATCCGGGCCAAGCTCCTCGACAGCGACGTCCTGGTCGTCGCGACCCCCATCTGGCTGGGACAGCCGTCGTCGGTCTGCAAGATGGCGATGGAGCGCCTCGACGCCGAGATCAGCGAGACCGACGAGCAGGGCCGCATGCTCACCTACGACAAGGTGGCGCTGGTGGCCGCCGTCGGCAACGAGGACGGCGCCCACCACGTCGTCGCCGAGGTGCTGCAGTGCCTCAACGACACCGGCTTCAGCATCCCGCCCAACGCCGGCACGTACTGGGTCGGTGAGGCGATGGGATCGACCGACTACCGAGACGTGGACCCGTCCCCGTCCGCCACCGTGCAGAGCACACGCGACGCCGCGCTCGCGGCCACGCACCTCGCGACGCTCCTCCAGCAACGGCCGTACCCGCCGAGCTGA
- a CDS encoding oxygenase MpaB family protein — protein MPEINRRRVLTVGAALGLASVVNPSAAWSWSPSASVSGSGSGVDPQWVWDDDIDRIMASVIDNGQVPSVNNAIESWVHNHQPVPSGLPPELAAFLEDATQLPPWADVAKLRRAADFNRRKDTYLFMIYGIGGGIMSTVIPREARSVYWSKGGADMQDRAAKTFTFGYDQSDINAFEPNGEMLVTANKTRMVHAAVRHMLPNSPYWSAVADEEIPISNADILVTFHSTGTFAHKKLKDWRVPMSPADEEAFLHLWQVSLHLLGVRDEYIPATWAAAHAQSEQVLTPILAPTPEGKELAEVLLGLTAQIDLGVTRGFLNEFVRYQLGNDVGDWLGLRRDYVSAGVIRAGWPTYIAFREGLLPIMPRTFYMFDQFVRAIAMAFLNRGESGTTTAITIPDMNRPGV, from the coding sequence GTGCCCGAGATCAACAGACGCCGTGTGCTCACGGTAGGAGCCGCGCTCGGACTCGCGAGCGTCGTCAACCCGTCGGCCGCCTGGTCCTGGTCGCCGTCGGCGTCCGTGTCCGGAAGCGGCTCGGGAGTCGACCCGCAGTGGGTGTGGGACGACGACATCGACCGGATCATGGCCTCGGTCATCGACAACGGCCAGGTCCCGTCGGTGAACAACGCCATCGAGTCGTGGGTCCACAACCACCAGCCCGTGCCGTCCGGCCTCCCGCCGGAGCTCGCCGCGTTCCTCGAGGACGCCACGCAGCTGCCACCGTGGGCCGACGTCGCCAAGCTCCGCCGCGCAGCCGACTTCAACCGCCGCAAGGACACGTACCTCTTCATGATCTACGGGATCGGCGGCGGGATCATGAGCACGGTGATCCCCCGCGAGGCCCGCTCGGTCTACTGGTCGAAGGGCGGCGCCGACATGCAGGACCGCGCGGCGAAGACCTTCACGTTCGGCTACGACCAGAGCGACATCAACGCCTTCGAGCCGAACGGCGAGATGCTCGTGACGGCGAACAAGACCCGGATGGTGCACGCAGCGGTCCGCCACATGCTGCCGAACTCTCCGTACTGGAGCGCGGTCGCCGACGAGGAGATCCCGATCAGCAACGCCGACATCCTCGTCACCTTCCACAGCACCGGGACGTTCGCGCACAAGAAGCTCAAGGACTGGCGCGTCCCGATGTCGCCGGCCGACGAGGAGGCGTTCCTGCACCTGTGGCAGGTCTCGCTCCACCTTCTCGGCGTGCGGGACGAGTACATCCCGGCCACCTGGGCCGCGGCCCACGCCCAGTCGGAGCAGGTCCTCACCCCGATCCTCGCCCCCACGCCGGAAGGCAAGGAGCTCGCGGAGGTGCTGCTCGGGCTCACGGCGCAGATCGACCTCGGGGTCACGCGCGGGTTCCTCAACGAGTTCGTGCGCTACCAGCTCGGCAACGACGTGGGCGACTGGCTCGGGCTGCGCCGCGACTACGTGTCCGCCGGGGTGATCCGGGCGGGCTGGCCGACCTACATCGCCTTCCGCGAGGGACTCCTGCCGATCATGCCCCGCACGTTCTACATGTTCGACCAGTTCGTGCGCGCCATCGCCATGGCGTTCCTCAACCGGGGCGAGTCCGGCACGACGACGGCGATCACGATTCCCGACATGAACCGACCGGGCGTCTGA
- a CDS encoding MFS transporter, translating into MTQLTTPRPTAQRLVLPIVAVGVLLSGFDLFIVNVALGDIAAAMDVADLSDLSWVLNAYTIAFAALLVPAGRIGDLIGARRGFLAGLALFTAASALCAASPTLASLVAFRVVQAVGAALMIPSSLGLVIATAPPERRAGSVRLWAGLGGLGAALGPVVGGLLVHADWRWVFLINIPVGVAALVIGMRVLPQTPRHPDRRPGLAGALALVATVAALVTALVNGPEWGWSSPATLGLFALAAVGVGVNGRLIVRSASPIVDVTLLRVPQFAAMSTSLFVFHVAFGAMLLSAVLWLQDVWGYSALETGLGIAPGPLLVPFVAVGAGRVVAQIGARPTVTAGAMVFATGVAAWALLADGAGSYVTGFLPGILLTGIGVGLTVPTAVALGSGDLPPTRFSTGSAVLTTARQIGIAVGVAIVVAVLGSAAGTDAFRAAWWVTAVVAVLAAGTAVERRRA; encoded by the coding sequence ATGACACAACTGACCACTCCTCGACCAACGGCACAGCGGCTGGTCCTGCCGATCGTGGCCGTCGGCGTCCTGCTCTCCGGATTCGACCTGTTCATCGTCAACGTCGCGCTCGGCGACATCGCCGCCGCGATGGACGTCGCCGACCTCTCCGACCTCTCCTGGGTGCTGAACGCGTACACGATCGCGTTCGCCGCCCTGCTCGTCCCGGCCGGCCGGATCGGCGACCTGATCGGCGCCCGACGCGGTTTCCTCGCCGGTCTCGCGCTGTTCACGGCGGCGTCCGCCCTGTGTGCCGCGAGCCCGACCCTGGCGAGCCTGGTCGCGTTCCGGGTCGTGCAGGCCGTCGGCGCGGCGCTCATGATCCCGTCGTCGCTCGGCCTCGTGATCGCCACCGCACCTCCCGAGCGCCGCGCGGGCTCCGTACGACTGTGGGCGGGGCTCGGCGGGCTCGGCGCGGCGCTCGGACCGGTGGTCGGCGGACTGCTCGTGCACGCCGACTGGCGGTGGGTGTTCCTGATCAACATCCCGGTCGGCGTCGCGGCGCTGGTGATCGGGATGCGGGTCCTCCCCCAGACCCCACGGCACCCGGACCGCCGGCCGGGCCTCGCGGGCGCGCTCGCGCTGGTCGCCACCGTGGCAGCGCTCGTGACCGCGCTGGTGAACGGGCCGGAGTGGGGCTGGTCGTCGCCGGCCACGCTCGGCCTGTTCGCGCTCGCCGCCGTCGGGGTGGGCGTGAACGGGCGGCTGATCGTACGGTCCGCCTCGCCGATCGTCGACGTCACGCTTCTGCGGGTGCCTCAGTTCGCGGCGATGAGCACGAGCCTCTTCGTGTTCCACGTCGCGTTCGGCGCGATGCTGCTGTCCGCCGTGCTGTGGCTGCAGGACGTCTGGGGCTACTCGGCCCTGGAGACGGGCCTGGGCATCGCGCCGGGTCCGCTGCTGGTGCCGTTCGTCGCGGTCGGCGCCGGGCGGGTGGTCGCGCAGATCGGTGCACGACCGACCGTCACGGCCGGCGCCATGGTGTTCGCCACGGGCGTGGCGGCGTGGGCCCTCCTGGCCGACGGCGCGGGAAGCTACGTGACGGGGTTCCTACCCGGGATCCTGCTCACCGGGATCGGGGTCGGGCTCACGGTCCCGACCGCCGTCGCGCTCGGATCGGGCGACCTGCCACCGACACGGTTCTCGACCGGCTCCGCCGTCTTGACGACCGCACGCCAGATCGGGATCGCCGTCGGAGTCGCGATCGTGGTCGCCGTCCTCGGCAGCGCGGCCGGGACCGACGCGTTCCGGGCGGCCTGGTGGGTCACCGCCGTGGTCGCCGTGCTCGCCGCAGGCACAGCCGTCGAGCGGAGGCGCGCATGA
- a CDS encoding DNA polymerase ligase N-terminal domain-containing protein, with product MTDEKLHAYRDKRDTDASGEPSGKGSAPTSDDRPVFVVQRHDASRLHFDLRFEIAGVLVSWAVPKGPSVDPREKRLAVRVEDHPLDYADFEGRIGEGYGEGTVIVWDTGPYESLTQRDGEPIDADAAVRAGHLKVRLHGSKLTGAFALTRTGSRDGKEQWILVKIDDDGADRRRRPTSTQNESVLTGRTNEDLEDE from the coding sequence ATGACCGACGAGAAGCTGCACGCGTATCGCGACAAGCGAGACACCGACGCTTCGGGCGAACCGAGCGGGAAAGGCAGCGCCCCGACGTCGGACGACCGGCCCGTGTTCGTGGTCCAGCGGCACGACGCCTCGCGCCTGCACTTCGACCTGAGGTTCGAGATCGCCGGGGTGCTCGTGTCCTGGGCGGTACCGAAGGGACCCTCCGTGGACCCGCGGGAGAAGCGGCTCGCGGTGCGCGTCGAGGACCATCCGCTCGACTACGCGGACTTCGAGGGTCGGATCGGGGAGGGTTACGGCGAGGGCACCGTGATCGTGTGGGACACCGGCCCGTACGAGAGCCTGACCCAACGGGACGGCGAGCCGATCGACGCGGACGCTGCCGTACGGGCGGGGCATCTCAAGGTGAGGCTCCACGGCTCGAAGCTCACCGGGGCGTTCGCCCTCACCCGCACCGGCTCACGGGACGGCAAGGAGCAGTGGATCCTCGTCAAGATCGACGACGACGGTGCTGATCGCCGCCGGCGCCCGACCTCGACGCAGAACGAGTCGGTGCTGACCGGCCGCACGAACGAGGACCTGGAGGACGAGTGA
- a CDS encoding TIGR03557 family F420-dependent LLM class oxidoreductase, whose translation MSLRPCHVTAFISYLLLVVGRHSRTHRGGRRFGRSRHSTHRCPTLRYHPAIVAQKAATLQILAEGRFVLGLGSGENLNEHVVGERWPAIRDRHAQLAEAVGVIRSLHTGELVDHRGEYFQVDSARIWDLPDDPVEIGIAVAGGRAIETFAPLGDHLIGVEPDPSLVTRWNDVPDAPRVGDGARAIGQIPICWDPDEETAVKRAHEQFRWFAGGWSVNADLPTPAGFAGATQFVRPEDVAASIPCGPDLDRAADAIRAYVDAGFTDVAIVQVGDEDQDRFLDEAAGPLLERLRST comes from the coding sequence ATGTCCTTGCGTCCCTGCCACGTGACGGCCTTCATCTCGTACCTCCTGTTGGTGGTCGGACGACACTCCCGTACCCACCGAGGCGGCAGACGATTCGGCCGGTCCCGACATTCGACGCATCGATGCCCGACCCTGCGCTACCACCCAGCGATCGTGGCGCAGAAGGCCGCGACGCTCCAGATCCTCGCCGAGGGACGGTTCGTCCTCGGTCTCGGCAGCGGGGAGAACCTCAACGAGCACGTCGTGGGTGAGCGCTGGCCGGCGATCCGGGACCGTCACGCCCAGCTGGCCGAGGCCGTCGGCGTGATTCGGTCCCTGCACACCGGGGAGCTGGTCGACCACCGCGGCGAGTACTTCCAGGTCGACTCGGCGCGGATCTGGGACCTGCCGGACGATCCCGTCGAGATCGGCATCGCGGTCGCGGGAGGCCGTGCGATCGAGACCTTCGCGCCGCTCGGCGACCACCTCATCGGGGTCGAACCCGACCCGTCCCTGGTCACGAGGTGGAACGACGTCCCCGACGCCCCGCGGGTCGGCGACGGAGCGCGCGCGATCGGCCAGATCCCGATCTGCTGGGACCCCGACGAGGAGACGGCCGTGAAACGCGCACACGAGCAGTTCCGATGGTTCGCCGGTGGTTGGTCGGTGAACGCCGACCTGCCGACACCGGCCGGATTCGCCGGCGCGACCCAGTTCGTCAGGCCCGAGGACGTCGCCGCGTCGATCCCGTGCGGGCCCGACCTGGACCGCGCTGCCGACGCGATCCGCGCGTACGTCGACGCCGGGTTCACCGACGTCGCGATCGTCCAGGTCGGCGACGAGGACCAGGACCGCTTCCTCGACGAGGCGGCCGGTCCCCTGCTGGAGCGTCTGCGGTCGACGTGA
- a CDS encoding NAD-dependent epimerase/dehydratase family protein: MTGASGNVGSAVVRRLRRAGHDVVGVVRRPGGQPIDWVVADLSRDCHQVLVDAFRGADAVVHLAWGFQPTHRPDYLESLGVGGTRRMLDAVSEAGVRHVVHQSSIGAYAPRRDRAPVAEDWPTTGISSSPYSRHKVAAERLLDAFEARSETIVTRMRPGIIGQSSAGSAQLRYFLPTVVPAAVLRRVPVLPLDRDLTLQVVHADDVAEAIARALESEAPGPFNLAADPVLSRDDVATALDAVPLHVPMPVLRAVADLSWRARLQGVDPGWVDLAATVPILDTSRARSVLGWAPAHTAPSVLAEMIEGLAAADHGPSPVLRPRTVLDGVRRAWRRGPVAQRRRP; the protein is encoded by the coding sequence GTGACCGGAGCCAGCGGGAACGTGGGCAGCGCGGTCGTGCGACGACTGCGTCGGGCCGGCCACGACGTCGTGGGCGTGGTCCGCAGACCGGGGGGCCAGCCGATCGACTGGGTCGTGGCCGACCTGTCGCGCGACTGCCACCAGGTGCTGGTCGACGCGTTCCGAGGCGCGGACGCCGTGGTGCACCTGGCTTGGGGGTTCCAGCCGACGCACCGGCCCGACTACCTGGAGAGCCTGGGCGTCGGTGGAACTCGCAGGATGCTGGACGCGGTGAGCGAGGCCGGGGTGCGGCACGTGGTGCACCAGTCGTCGATCGGTGCGTACGCCCCGCGCCGCGACCGGGCTCCGGTCGCCGAGGACTGGCCCACGACCGGGATCTCCTCCTCGCCCTACAGCCGGCACAAGGTGGCCGCGGAACGGCTGCTCGACGCCTTCGAGGCGCGCAGCGAGACGATCGTGACCCGGATGAGACCGGGGATCATCGGCCAGTCCTCCGCCGGGTCCGCTCAGCTGCGGTACTTCCTTCCCACCGTGGTGCCGGCGGCCGTCCTGCGTCGCGTTCCGGTGCTGCCGCTGGACCGGGACCTCACGCTGCAGGTCGTCCACGCCGACGACGTGGCCGAGGCGATCGCCCGTGCTCTGGAGTCGGAGGCGCCGGGTCCCTTCAACCTCGCGGCCGATCCGGTCCTCAGCCGTGACGACGTCGCGACGGCACTCGATGCCGTGCCTCTGCACGTCCCCATGCCGGTGCTGCGCGCGGTCGCGGACCTGTCCTGGCGGGCGCGCCTCCAGGGGGTCGACCCCGGATGGGTCGATCTCGCGGCCACCGTGCCGATCCTCGACACCTCGAGGGCCCGCAGCGTGCTCGGCTGGGCTCCCGCGCACACGGCGCCGTCGGTGCTGGCCGAGATGATCGAGGGCCTCGCGGCGGCCGACCACGGACCCAGCCCGGTTCTGCGCCCACGCACCGTCCTCGACGGTGTGCGCCGGGCATGGCGGAGGGGCCCGGTCGCTCAGCGGCGCAGGCCTTGA
- a CDS encoding acyl-CoA thioesterase domain-containing protein, giving the protein MTTLAAPTLSDALARTGEVDLRAFHGFGGLHGGLTTALLLRAMRSAAARALRPVEVTAHLVRPITESPQLDTAIAHTGRALTLASAAATSGERPAAHATAVLAAPLDPRAPGGPAAWAEPRPTDVRPVANAERFAIPPELVPIATRFEIRPATARLPFSAADAPELCAWIRLTDPVEDPWERLLVLADALAPSYAAVLAAPRPVPTVRTSVRFVPEAATTVFDWVLVRATTTHAGADGWLTETIHVWSPDGTTLATASQLRLLV; this is encoded by the coding sequence ATGACCACCCTCGCCGCCCCGACCCTCTCCGACGCGCTGGCCCGCACGGGCGAGGTCGACCTGCGGGCGTTCCACGGGTTCGGCGGACTGCACGGCGGGCTCACGACCGCGCTCCTGCTGCGCGCGATGCGGAGCGCAGCTGCTCGGGCGCTCAGGCCCGTCGAGGTCACCGCGCACCTCGTCCGGCCGATCACCGAGAGTCCGCAGCTCGACACCGCGATCGCCCACACGGGCCGCGCCCTCACGCTCGCGTCCGCCGCCGCCACGAGCGGCGAGCGCCCGGCCGCCCACGCGACCGCAGTGCTGGCTGCACCGCTCGACCCACGGGCGCCGGGAGGGCCGGCCGCGTGGGCCGAGCCGCGACCGACCGACGTACGGCCGGTGGCGAACGCCGAACGCTTCGCGATCCCCCCGGAGCTCGTCCCGATCGCCACGCGCTTCGAGATCCGTCCCGCGACCGCGCGCCTGCCGTTCTCCGCCGCGGACGCACCCGAGCTGTGCGCGTGGATCCGCCTGACCGATCCCGTCGAGGACCCGTGGGAGCGCCTGCTGGTCCTGGCGGACGCGCTCGCCCCCTCGTACGCGGCGGTGCTGGCGGCACCGCGACCGGTCCCGACGGTCCGGACGAGCGTGCGGTTCGTGCCCGAGGCAGCGACCACCGTGTTCGACTGGGTCCTCGTCCGAGCCACGACGACCCACGCAGGGGCGGACGGCTGGCTCACCGAGACGATCCACGTCTGGTCACCCGACGGCACGACGCTGGCGACGGCGTCGCAGCTGCGGCTGCTGGTCTGA
- a CDS encoding TetR/AcrR family transcriptional regulator produces the protein MRTEPTPASTAPTRPRNRRQLIIDAAGRVFNERGYHAASMEEIALRVGITAPALYRHFPNKYALFSECANFMADGLVEALDALPDDASVEELMIAATRVTIAHRDTGGVYRWEARYLNADDRRVLRRKFGHVLDRVAVAVQAEHAVSDGHLRAAAALGAIGSITTHRTRISSQRAEALLVEASTRVVEADLRRAAPSSAVGVPAQPVARTRRAQILAAAIPLFERDGFANVSLGRIAESVGIVPSAIYRHYPGKVDILAAACMQAAGLLSQAVEQALTGCADPEDAVVALAATYVAYSFEHRALTSVAEAELAGLPAELQRPLILAQREHIAIWEQQLRAVRQDLNGRQARVLVHAGLGVVVEAGRRLHWEDTDEHRRTVTALLVSALGMPGDRLPAGGP, from the coding sequence TTGCGCACCGAACCCACCCCGGCGTCCACCGCGCCCACCCGGCCGCGGAACCGTCGGCAGCTCATCATCGACGCGGCCGGGCGGGTCTTCAACGAGCGCGGCTACCACGCGGCCTCGATGGAGGAGATCGCCCTCCGGGTCGGGATCACCGCCCCGGCGCTCTACCGGCACTTCCCGAACAAGTACGCCCTCTTCAGCGAGTGCGCGAACTTCATGGCCGACGGACTCGTCGAGGCCCTCGATGCGCTGCCTGACGACGCGAGCGTCGAGGAGCTCATGATCGCGGCGACCCGGGTGACGATCGCCCACCGTGACACCGGCGGCGTGTACCGGTGGGAGGCGCGCTACCTGAACGCCGACGACCGGCGGGTGCTGCGCCGCAAGTTCGGGCACGTCCTCGACCGGGTGGCGGTCGCGGTGCAGGCCGAGCACGCCGTCTCCGACGGTCACCTGCGGGCCGCGGCTGCGCTCGGCGCGATCGGGTCGATCACCACCCACCGGACCCGGATCTCCTCGCAGCGGGCCGAGGCCCTCCTGGTCGAGGCGTCGACCCGGGTCGTGGAGGCGGACCTGCGTCGGGCGGCGCCGTCGTCGGCGGTGGGGGTTCCGGCGCAGCCGGTCGCGAGGACCCGTCGCGCGCAGATCCTGGCGGCAGCGATCCCGCTGTTCGAGCGCGACGGGTTCGCGAACGTCTCGCTGGGCCGGATCGCCGAGTCCGTCGGGATCGTCCCGTCGGCCATCTACCGCCACTATCCCGGCAAGGTCGACATCCTGGCCGCGGCGTGCATGCAGGCTGCCGGTCTGCTGTCGCAGGCGGTGGAGCAGGCGCTCACGGGCTGTGCCGATCCCGAGGACGCCGTGGTCGCGCTCGCGGCGACCTACGTCGCGTACAGCTTCGAGCACCGCGCGCTCACGAGCGTCGCCGAGGCGGAGCTGGCCGGTCTCCCCGCCGAGCTCCAGCGTCCGCTGATCCTGGCGCAGCGCGAGCACATCGCGATCTGGGAGCAGCAGCTGCGCGCCGTGCGGCAGGACCTCAACGGCCGGCAGGCGCGGGTGCTGGTCCACGCCGGGCTGGGAGTCGTCGTGGAGGCCGGCCGGCGGCTGCACTGGGAGGACACCGACGAGCACCGCCGCACGGTCACCGCGCTGCTGGTCTCGGCGTTGGGGATGCCGGGGGACCGACTGCCGGCAGGTGGGCCCTAG